DNA from Deltaproteobacteria bacterium PRO3:
GGCTCGATGCGCGACTCGCAGAGCCTGCTCGACATGGCGATCGGCCTCTGCGGCGACAAGCTGCAGGTCGAGAAGATCCGCGAGATGCTGGGCCTGGCCGCGGCCACGCTGATCGAGGACCTGACGGCCGACTGCCTGCAGGGGAAGCTCCCCGAGGCCCTGGCCAAGGCGGAGGACCTCTACCACCGCGGCTTCGACCTGCGGCAGATCGCGGTGCAGTGGGTCGAGTACCTCCACGACCTGACGCTGCTCAAGGCGGCCGGCGCCGCGGCCTTGGGCGAGGGCGTCACGGCGGACCAGCTGGCCGTGATGGAAAAGGCCATCGCCTCGGTCGCGCTCCCCGACCTGCAGATCGCCTTCCAAACCCTCTACCGCGGCACCGAGGAGATCGCGCGCAGCGAGTCGCCCAAGATCTTGTTCGACCTGATGATCGTGAAGCTGGTCCACGGCACGCCCTACCAGTCCCTGCCGCAGATCCTGGCGGGGAAGGGCGTCGCGGGGGCCTCGCTCCCGGCGAGTCCCGGCCAGCGCGGGACCCAGGCCCCAAGCCCGTCCCCGGCCGCCCCGGTTTCCCAGGCCAACTCTTTTGAGGCCCCGGCGCCCGCCGCGCTCCATTCGCACCCCAACAGCGACGTCCTCGACCGCGTCTTGAAGAAGCGTCCCCAGCTCCAGGCCCTGCTGGCGCCCGCGCTGGCGAGGTACTGGGAGGGCGAGCGTTTCACGGTGGTCTTCGCGCCGGGCGCCTTCGAGGCCGAGATGTTTTCCGAAAAGCGCGGCGTCCTGGCCGAGGCCTTAAGCCAAGAACTGGGCACGCCGGTGCAGGTCGAGGTGCGGCAAGAGGCCAAAGGC
Protein-coding regions in this window:
- the dnaX gene encoding DNA polymerase III subunit gamma/tau, which translates into the protein MSYQVLARKYRPQGFDEVVGQEHVTETWKNAILKNRLHHAYLLTGARGIGKTSLARIFAKALNCEQGPTAQPCNQCSNCQAITKGSFLDVQEIDGASNTSVESVRELREQVKYMPAAGKYKIYIIDEVHMLSNAAFNALLKTLEEPPPHVVFVFATTEVHKIPVTILSRCQRFDLRRLSQAQIREHLEKICREEKVGSDPASLDLLARAAEGSMRDSQSLLDMAIGLCGDKLQVEKIREMLGLAAATLIEDLTADCLQGKLPEALAKAEDLYHRGFDLRQIAVQWVEYLHDLTLLKAAGAAALGEGVTADQLAVMEKAIASVALPDLQIAFQTLYRGTEEIARSESPKILFDLMIVKLVHGTPYQSLPQILAGKGVAGASLPASPGQRGTQAPSPSPAAPVSQANSFEAPAPAALHSHPNSDVLDRVLKKRPQLQALLAPALARYWEGERFTVVFAPGAFEAEMFSEKRGVLAEALSQELGTPVQVEVRQEAKGRSAAPVVDQGPPLPPPDPVVAQAMEILNATLQEVKTHGHE